TATTCTGAATATGCACAGGCTCATCTACTATTACACATGCGTTTTCTACCAGTTCAGCTAACAAAATCTGCAAGGCAAACCAGCTGAAAGGGAGCTCTTAGTAAAAATACTGCAACAGATATTTTGAGCATCCTCTTTTATGACCGTCTGTGATTTGCTGCTTAGCTGGGACATATTCCTCACTGTTCAGCATGGCAGTGGTGGTGCTGCTCTCTTGGTTCTTCCTTCTAGAAATCTCTGCATATTGTTTTTCAGGATTTGCTCCAACAATCACATTAGGGTAAACTTATAGAGTGAGAGGATTCCATCTGGAAATTTTACTTTGTCTTAATCATGAATTTAAACCTATTTAAGCTACATGTACAAATCAGAATGGTGGAAAATAAAGGCAGATGAGTGCATACTTTGCcatctttcccctttcttaGAGATCACCTCAAGAAAATCAACCATTTCAGCTCAGTACttgctttcctgttttgattttaaCCTGTTTGTGACACCGTTCATGTTGCCTTCTCAAACCCTCCTTTTTTCCAAGGAACTGTCTCTGTACAGTGCaaggattttgttgttttttttttttttgcttgaacTTCCACCTGGTTatctcaggagaaaaaaaatccactgaatttcatttaaGTAACATAGGATAACTACAACCAACCTACAAAGCCTTCCAGTATAATTCAATATTTTCTGAAGGCATTTCATGAGCTCTACAGAGAGCTGAAATGAAGGCTGCCTATATATGGGGAAAAGTACAGAATTAGCCAAACTTACAGATCTTTAAGCTTACGGGGCACACTAAACCACTTTTCAAGCAAAAGAGAGCCACTGATTTCACTGTTTAGGGTTTGGTCACCCATGTCACAAAGAACCCTCACGTATGTAAGAAAACTGTTCGTTTTAGGAGGAAATCCTAATTAATTCAGTTAGTGCCTGCCAAGCAGCAATCATCATTTATAGAAGACTTAAGTGAAGAGGTTTCACAGGAACTCGCAACTTGACCAGAAGATGATACCCTTCTTGTCTAGACTCTGTAGACAGAGAACAGGAACAAAATacacaggggaaaagaaaactaaacacCCACAAACGCCGAAGCTGCCTTCCTTTATACTTGGCTGGGTGAACAGAATTTTATGGTGATGAGAGAAATAGTAGTTAAAACAATGAATGCCCAGATCGCTGCATTACCTGGAACAGTCATTCAATCCAATACAACAATAAGCCTGATCAGTGCTCAGAAATATCACCACGACTCAATAGCTCAATATCCAAGTCCTGGAATTTCAAGATCAGGTACATAACGCAGTTTTAAAGAAACACAACAGGACTGGAGTTGACAACATGAACTATATAATGTGCTACCTCAGTCACAGccatacatatataaaaatacaaggCACCGTGTATCAAGAAAtacttacatttttcttaaagcCAAAATAGGCACCAATAAACGTCAGTGGAACAGATATGCAAAACCAGAGTGCCAAAATAGCAACCAAAGTACCAAACGGAATAGCTGCAGAAGAACCTTCTCCCCACAGAATGAGATTCATGATAAAAAAATCCGCAAACACGATTCTGAAAAAACACATAACACACTCAGGGCATAGAAATACTTCTTCATATTTAAAGATCttaacaacacaacaaaaccgTATCAGGATTTTAGTGCAAATCTCCTAAAATCGAGTGACACAAAAAATATCCAAACGAAGAGGTCAAGCTTAGCGATTCTTTTGTAATCTAGTGGGATTGAACTTCAGCAGGAGCTGCCATTCCAACTAAGCAATTTCAAATACGTGCTCGTCTTAACTACGCTTCAGGGTAAGACTGCTTGCTGTGATTAAGTAGAAAAATTTAACACAGTGGTTATACAGCGCATGACACCATATAAGACAAACTATAGCGTggtcagaaaggagaagaaagcattgAAAAAGTAAGTCTGAAACTGAATAGTATAATTTAGTTCTTTCTTAAATCAGCTTTTTCACGTGGTGAAAGTAAACACAAAacttagattaaaaaaaaaaaaaacacaactaagTATGTCATGCCATTAACACATTTATCTTTGTCAAATGCACCTCCATGTTCTTACAGCTTCTGGAACAAAGGGACAACATAATAAGATTTACTTGTACAGCTGAAGCCAGAATATTAGCTATGCATGTCAGAGAAGCAATTTAATTCTTTTAATCATGGCTATATTCTCAACTCACCCAGGACAAAGGAATGATGTCAGCAggacatttgttttccatttctcacCTCCAAATGCTATATTAAAACATTTGACAGTCATCAAAACGTGCATTAAGCTCACAACTATTAATTTTCCAGTCCATTTAGCTGTTACACTTAGCTTGCAAATACTCAAATAATGTGCTATCATGCTCAAATTTCAAACAGTTAAATAAATCTCTAGTAATAATAAACTAAACTCCCTCATCATATTGCTCAATCACAAAGATTCAGAGCAAAGAAAACTCTCAGATCcatgagaaaaatattcaaGTAAATAAACCAGGCCACTGAGCACTTTATCTAAGGAAGAAGATCTGAAATACTTTCAAgtctttaaaaaacagtttaaacCTGTTATGATCAAGAACTTCAAGTTTCCCAGCCTTTGAACACGGGTTTCATtagcaaaatgcatttatataaatatgtgAAATGAAAGCTAAGCTGATTTCCTGAAATACCTCTTGTCTAAAAATTTCACAAGTCAGGACTAATGCTTAAAAGAACATCACTCTTCCCAGTAAATCTTAAGGGCATTAAGCACTGGTGATACCAAAAGACCTCGGAtagctttattaaaaaatagaaatcccTACGAGTTTGTACTACACTGATAAAAAATTCTAGTCAGAGTATTTCCAAACTAAAACATCCCACTGGAATTCCAGCTGACAATTTCATCTGAGCAGTGCCCTAATGacacctttttcttctttattttaagacTCAGCAGTGATTACGGTAAGAACAATTTTAATTATGTTTCCGTTCCTTCAAAAAATCTTGGTAGAACACAGCACTGGTAATTAATATTAAGCAGTTCTTTTCAACTCAGGCTTCACTTTTGAAATGCAGCATTgaaaaaaccttttaaaattgGGTAACCATTTCAGttgtattttgctgtttaaGTCTCTTGGTACATTGCAAGGAAAAATACCTGTGTTGACATGCTCTGCATAGGGTATGGGCCACCATTTATTGCAACAAGAATAAGTCTGGAGTAGTCATCCACTGTCTTAAATATGCAGTTAGACTGAATATTCAAGTATCAACTGAACTCATGACAAATATAATAGGAAATATAACTATTATCACCTCCactaaaaatacagaattcagTTTATCATCAAAAACTTCAAAATATctctaaaactacaaaacatccAGCATGATACAAAAAGACCAAATACATTGTTGAACATAGTAACATTTAAGCCTCCTTCTGTTTAAACAAAATTGAACTGAAGTTCAAAAATCACATCACTACCACTGTGGGAAAGCTCCCTTCAAAACAAAGGCTCTTTGTCCAGTTGTTGCCCCACAGGAAAATTATAAAATGGTTGGAAGAAGGTGAAGAAAACTCATTGCCAGCTTCCAGGTTCAAGTTCAGAAACAAATTCTCTAGCACTATATATTCAGAATTATAATGGACCAAACAGTCCAAAAAAACCCAGCTTACACACAAGTAAACAATCTTGTACCTTACGTAAGGTAATTAAGACAAAGCGTATAGAGAATGGCACACTTAGTCATAAAATAAACCAGAAGGTACAGGTACAAACTAGCTGTGGTCAGAGGACAGGCCCTAAAACGTTAACTAGTTAGAGTAAGGGGAGGAAACAGTATCAACTAACTACTgtctgttctgcatttctccagcCATAGGAAAACATAAGTACAAAATTGTCAGAAGTAATTAGTATCAGTAAAATTAATTTCCCCTCCTAATTCCTTAAGTACATAGCAGCAAAAGCAATTCAGGGTCTCTAAGCACCATCACATCAAAATCAGTTTAACCGTGTCAGTATTCTATATGTATTTTCTGTGGTTAAGATAAATACGTTTCTCCATCTTGCCCTGAGGGAAACTACAAACCATACCATAAAATAGAAGTCAGTTCTATGACGATAATTTACTTTAATGAACTTAAGCCCTGTCATTTTAAATAACTTATACTTACATTTGTAGAATCTGGCAGCAACATAACCTGCTGGAGTTCCAAGCAGTACCCACAAAACTACAGCACAGGTCATTAGAGCTCCCCGGTTCGCAGGTGACAAAAATCCCAGGCAAGCGAAAACTATGAAGGAAATGCATAGTTTAAGAAATTAATTACACACTGGACTTAAAGCCAGTACACCACATACTGTACCGACTTTAAGATTAGAAACTTCCATATCTACTGTATCAGCTCAGCTGTTTCTAATCTTAAGACTTTAAGACATTTCAAGACAAAACCGTACTGCTATTCTTACAAGCAATTAGCACTGAAAAGATCGTTTCTACAGATCCAACTCCTTCCCCTTTTATTACTTACACAATGTAACAAAAGTCATGATTAAGATCTGTGTGCCAGAGCCTAGAAAAACAGACAGGAGCATTCCTTTTCTTGGGGGCCTGAAGATATCACCATGAACCAGCTTCCAGCCAAATTCCTCCTGCGCATCTTCCTGTAAAGAAAATCCATCTATTTTAATGGAGTAGATCACCACTTGCATAGCCTGTAATAGAACAACTTCTTGTAGAAAGAAACTACATAATAAATATACTTGAGGAGGTACATTTCAGACTTACAGTGGAATCCATCTGATTGTATCTTGCAATGTCTTTATGCAGTGTCCTCAACATAATCATAGCAACCATTCCAGACAGAAAAAGGACAATCACCAAGGAATTCATAATGCTGCATTGATTGAAAAATAGTGAGTCATCATTCACATCACAACACTGCAACATTCTTGTACATTATGCTTGAAGACAAACTTTCTTCTCACCTAAACCACTGAATATGAGTGTGAGGCATGGATTCCAAAATATAATCCCATCTTGACGCCcatcttatatttttttcttcctggaagaAGAAACATCGGTTTCAGACACAACCAGAGTCCAACTTAAATTCAAGCGTTTATATTCATTCAGAGCCATCTTAAATCTCAAGATGAATTGAAATTTAATTTGGAGTGGCTTACATGTAATATTTTAAGAATACTGACTTAAAACAGACTGAAGAGTTGACCATAGaatctaaaataaaacactttctgaATAACATTAAGACCTGTATCTTCCTCGAGCACGAAGTTATCTATTCATTCACATGAAATCCAGATGACTAATGAACTAATTGAGAACATGAATTTTGACTTGCGTAGGCAAGTCAACACACTCCATATTCAGAGACAAAGCTGTGCTATATAAACAGCCTTCAACCTAGAAGTCTGCTTTTTGAACACAACTGCCCAAGTTACTTCCCACTTTCACGCCACTTCACACACCAGCCATCAATCCAACTACAGTCAGCTAATGCTGCAAGACAGGTGGGAAGACAATACTACAAACTTATGTTGCTAATAGAAGGAAATATTCTTCCTTGATGTTTTTCAATTGATGATACTCATTCAGATTAAATATTCATTGATCAGAAACACTTCCAAGACAGCACTTGTTTATTTTACGTCTCACAGTAAACatgagaacaagaagaaatagtGCTAATCAACCTGAAGGTTACTATTAAACAAACCATCAATACTACTATCAGTGAATACAAATGGCCACGTGTTTTTCTCACAGCATGTTATTTCAGTAAGTTAGGCAAAAGCACTTGtttttgaagattaaaaaaccccaaagcaatGGATTACAGTACGTGGTAGCCAAGATGAAGTATCTAGTTCATTGAGGCAGTAAAACTATATCTCAATGCAAGCAACAAGATTCTCAACCTTATCAATCATTCTAGGATAGGatcacatttttctcttatttatacTGCAGGACATACTGAGCTAACATTGGGTTATTCCTTATATTACTTATTCCTGTCCTGAGCTAACCCAATTCACTGACGTGACACAATTTCAGAGGAAGACCTCCAGGTCACATAACATTATGCACAAGACAGTAGAACGCACATGTATCTGGTCACGCCATTTGTATAAGAGAAACAATACAGGTCTTGGACTAATACTTGGgcatttcattattattattttttaagggaattccattttaaaaggtACATCTTGCTTGTTCGTCCTAATGAGACACATTTAAGTAACACCCTGCCCTGCATTTGCCTGATGAACTGTTTCTTTGCCTCTAGAAAACAGAGGGATGAAGAATATCAGCTACTTAGTTTTCTACAGATGTATATGGGAAGAAgaccttgggaaaaaaataaggcatTTCCTGTAGGGCTGCTTACAGCACTGATTTACCAAAACGCACAGTTTCTCAGAGTTGGAGCTTAGAGTGAGAAAAAATCTGCCAGACAGTCCAAACAGACATAGAAAGTGTGATTCTTTTAAAGActatatgtatttttcaggGTTGCGTGGGGAGGGATGCAAAATTGTAAGGCACATATGTAGGTCCTGAGTCACATTCCAATCTAAGTTAAGTTTTTAAACCACAAATGTActgttctgaaataattttagcTATCTTTATAATTCTAATTATTAACACAGAAGATTTTATCTTAAGAAGTagttaacattaaaaaaaaaacaaaacacttagCACTCACTTGAAAAGAAACTGAGTATGTATAAGCAATTTTGACTTCTCCGTTGGCCTTATTGCTAATATCCATAGGCACTCCTGAGCAATCAGGGTTGTCTGGATGAGTATGCTTGTaactgagggaagaaaaaacacagaatgaaagcCGCTTCACTAACAACACTGTTAAGATACCATTTGCTTATCTTACGCAAGCATAGATTTCATTCACGACTCTTCCCTTAAATGTTATACTTCTTAATGCCTCAGCTTTCGGGACTCCTAAGGAGCGCGGCACAAGTGAGGGACATTTTAACACACAAACTGTTCACACAAAAGTATATCTTCTAAAACTACAGAAGAACACACTCTCTAAAACACAGcatcaataataataaaaacagttgCGGAAGGGCCGCACAGACACTAAATAACTGATGGGTATATTTGTGATATCATTGCATTCAGATCCTGATTGCTGAAGACATCAAAACTTGCACTCTAATTACTCCTGCCTTGGGCACTGATGGCTTATTCAGTGACGATATACAGAACATTGCCTACTAGGGTTGCTTCACTCAACACATATTACTTCCAagtttcattttatcttttttggCATGTATAGGAAACAGTGCACAGAGATCTACAGAATTCAGAGTAAGATTGCATCAGTCTTCCATCAATCAAGAGGAAAGCTAATGTACATGTCATATATCTGAAAagatttcttcaaaacaaagcaagtatGCTGGGAATGATCACTGCTCAACAACTTATTTCTGAATACTGACCTTTTTGGTTCAAGTTTAGCAGCAACAAGTCTCGCTCCCAGAGCTTCATTTTCCACAACGTggtaatatatttttatgtcaaCGTGATTGAAGATATAAAAGGTATCTTTTTCATGAAATTCTGActaaaatgatattaaaaaaaaaaaaatgtttaaaaaaatcaagaagatAAAAACACCTTGAAAGCCTTACAAAACTTAATTCTATACTGCGTAGCTTTCTTGTCAAGAAGTTCTCCCAGCAAGATGCACTCACAGTTCTGGGAATACAAATACAGTGAATTGCTTtattgcattaaaaagaaaaagcttagaACTACAGTTTGAGAGCAGAACTTCACCTGAGATGACAGAGGAACTGACGGTGCTTCCATTTTATTCAACTTAAGTACCAAACTGAATTGACAGCTAAGTGACAACTTCCATAATTAGATGTATTTAATAAACAATTAGTTACTTTAAAATACAGTGTATATTTTTCATACGTTAAACCAAATCTTTTAAGATAAACAATGCAAATAATTGCTGTCTATAACAGAACCACTTCCACATTTGAAACCAAAGATTCACTGCAAGCAACAGCCAAGAAGGTTGAACAGACATCTCAGGTTTGAAAATCAGTCAGTCAAACAAGTTGTTATAAGCTTTATGCCTACTGTAGCTCTGTTAGTACTTCTTCAAGGTTCTGTCCCACCTCTTTCTACAAAGGGCCCTAATGAGGAacctggcttttatttttataaggtGTTCTTCTATGATCTTTCAATTACTCCCTCAAAAGTTATTActcttatattaaaaataaatatttaaacaagatTAAGTTACATTGCCAGATTACATATCCAATCATAAATGCTTCAACCATCCACTTATAAGGGTCTGTGAAATCGACTCATTgtgcaggaaaggaaacaaaattagAAGCTGGAAGTTAAAACAGAAGTCCTGCTTCTTAGTCATCACCTCCATGGAAAATGTCTTGGGTAATCTGAAGACATTCTACATTTCCTAACACTTTCTTATCTCCGTAACACTAACAATGCATTTATCTGGACTTCAACAAGTTAATACAAAAGAATCCAtctctcatagaatcacagaattagaaCTCATTAGAAGAGAAGCTTCACTCAGTATCTTATATACTGCTTTTTTCCACTAGTCCACATCATTTTAAGAGAACTACTTtccatgcagagaaaaaaaatatgcctgCTAAAAACTGTCCCCATTCAAGCCCTTCAAAGTTCAGACATCACAGGCAAGAAAGGACAACGTTTTTCTTCTCCTACATTCCTTATATTCTACACACTATCCACATTCTTCTCTCACCTCTATCTTTTTGAGCATTTCTGTATCACTACACAATAGAAGAGACAGTTCTCAGACAAGCTGAGGTGAGACTCAAGAGTTTGTAGTACCTGcacatatataaaaacattcagttttaGAGGAACAAAGGTTTTCAAGATAGCAAAGACTCACTATAGAAACAGGACACAGAAGAAATGTAAGTCTTTAGAACAGTAAAAAGGggatattaaaaagaattaaactcCAACGTACATTAATAACACAGGCATCTTTTGGGCGGCCATCTTCTGTAATGTAACAGCCAATGGGAAAGCCAGGATTGCAGAACCTCTGACCATCTTCAACATCATAGCACCAGGTCACTGGCATGTTGTCCACAATCCTGTGAATTATACACTGACACTTCACCATCTTTCAAAACATACAGcataatgcaaataaaaatagagaaatcCATGGGTAGGTGTGTTGGAAATAAATGGCCTACTCAGCAACCACCAAAGCATTCTATTTACCGAGCCAGTTTCTAAAGTGCCCTTACAAACACAGACCAAATTACAAAGCTCTTTCACACTTAAGATTGactgtttcagtattttttcctttacaaatagCCCAAGTCATCCATTATAGCAGCTAAAATGatcatttccagtttctttaagacaaaacacaaaataaaaacaaaacaacaacaaaaaaaaaaaacaaaaaacaacaacaaaaaaaactgtgctcacatattatatatacattattAATCCTCCAACTTTCTAATTGCTCTCCAGCTGCAAAATACATGTTTCTTGACACTGCTTGAAGTATCTCCAAGCTGCTCTCTATCCACTAACCAACCAGCCTGTATCTATGtttgggattgccccaacccaggtGTGGGACCTTACACTTGGCCTTGTTTAGCTGCACTAGGTTTGCACAGGTCCACCTTTCAAGCTCCTTGTGGATAGCATCCTTTTGGTCCTAAACACTGACTGTACCGCACAGCCTGGTATCATCTGCAGACACTCTGAGGGTGCGCTCAATCCCACTATCCATATAaccaatgaaaatatttaacgGTCCCAGTACAAACCCCTGAAGGGTATCACATGTCACTACTGTCTACCTGGACATTGAGCCATCAACTGCCAGCCTTTGGATGTGGCCACACAGCCAACTCCTTATCACTGAAATCCCTTAAAGCCTTCTCTCTCCCATTTAAAGACAAGGAAGGTGCATGGGACTACACCAAAAGCTTTACACAAAAATAATGTGGGACACTAAGAACTATCCAACATGCTGTAAATAGTAAAtatatctaaataaataaataaataaaaaataaaaagaacaacaaaacccactaaaaatatacttttaaacTGAGAGATATTCATCACATGCTCAATTCTTCTTTTGcacaaaaaataaaggcattaaGAATGTGCTTCTTTATGTTATGAAGTACTTTAACTAGCTGGAAGATAAATCCCAAAAGCAATTTATTCAAAGAAGATTTAAAATCTTTAATTATTCAGATCATCATTAATTTCTCCAAGATATATTTGTACTGTTCAATTGGTAAATGACACATGTGAACACATGAGACGACAGCCACCTCTTGGCACTGCTAAACCAACAGAAGACATCTCACAAACTTAACAAGACACGTTTCTGTAAGATTTATCAAGCTGCTGAATATTCTTTACAATGAAGCATTCCAGGATTACAATCACTAAGTTGTTAATGTTAACAGACACCTGCTAAGGTCTCGTTAGGTACTTCACACACAGCTAGGACTTCAGACAACAATAAAGAACTACTAAGTGACACATGGCCATCTTTGTTGATAAAACAGTAATGAGGTCTGTATTATCCCCACTAGTAGCTGTGGACAGAACTAGGTAGCAATATTGACTCATAttgacacaacagaagaaagttttcaaaagaaagcCCCTTTCAATAACACAGTTCACAAGTTCTCGGTCTCTAGCAGAGCCATCAACAGCAGTAGCAACAATGGAATCTGACTTGCCTAGCCATGCTGTACAGGGCACAGTGAAGTCGCTGATTTGCAGCTATTCCAGGTGCAAGTCATAACAGTTGGTTCTTATTTGAGATTCTACCTCCATAACATATGCAAGACGTAGCTCCTGGTTTTGTTAGCACCTCcattttgtaaaacaaaaaaaaacaggtagCACATTAACCTATTGCAAATTACTTTGGTCAGGATAAACGTTTGTCCCTGCATCTTCTGCAGCAAAGGCATACAAAGCTGCCTTCAAGCTGCAACGCTGGAACAAATTGATAACTTAAGAAGCAAGTCATTTTTCAGAGTTAATCTTCACATTTGAAATGACTTGAAGAGATTATACATGAGGTGCGAATAAGCTATACAAGTATTCTTATATGTCTTCCAAGAATATCTGGTGATGAACACGGTCAGACAAGATATCACCATTGCTGTTGAGTCCAATTCAGTCAGTTACTAATCTTATTAAGTGGCCTTTAAAACCCTAAAAGTACTTTGCACCATCCGTGTTTTCCAGGAATTTTATGACACACTGAAGCCTGATAATAAACCTCCCTATCAAATCCTCGCTTATGCTACACCTTGCTGATCCCCATGTATCAGAATCCTACACCAAGTCCTGAATCATTAACCACAAAATGCAGCCACTTAAACTCTGCGGATCTGTGGTTGATGACGGACTGTCATTACTGTAACAGACATAAACACGGATGCTTCATGCCATTGAGCCAAAGTTTTAGGGAAGTGGACCTAGTGCTTcaattgtttaattttttgCTATTAAAGTAACTAAAAATACAAGAACACACAGTACTCTAAATTTAAAGGGAAGTTTTCCCACTAAAAATTGAACTGCTTACTTGAAACAGCTCTATCAAGTTTGTGGCACAGGCTAAAAAACATTCTTAAATATACAGAGTAGATCTGTGAACTGATGTCATCAGAGGGAataaaaagtgtttgttttgtgataGGATCACAGCTTTGGGAAATTCTTCATTTGGTTTTTCATGAACACACCACAACACAGACAAACTTTAAACGTTAAGCATTATGCCACACCAACACATACCAGTGAAATTCAAAGTGATGCAAATTTTATAAACACATGCAATATTTAATAGGAATATAACCAAATGAAGTATCTCTGAAGATCTACTTATTTCAGCATTAGGTACATACGCTACAAATCCCTGCAAGAGCAGTTGCATCTTTCAGAGCTTCTTTATTTACTCCCCTATCCACTCACACAAACACGTAGCTGCTGCCTGTGAACCTCTCATTTAGTTTATCAGCTTGTAACTTCACTAATTTTCAAGAGATTTCCAAGAAGATTCCAAGGTAGACAGTGAGACAGTCTACCCCCTAGGCAGGACAGCATCAGCTTCCAAGAACAGCACAAGAAGCACTCACTGCCTATTCACTATGGATGACTGTattgaaaatgaacaaacagaatgtggtataagaggaaaaatatttaactacACCGGCAACATTCAACATTTCACCTGCTTTTTTACTAATATATTGAGaatcttttaatttaattagatGAAAACCAGTTTTTGTTACAGTGAATCAACCACGACATATTTGGAATTATCTGGCCAATATTAACTATGCTTATTCCAAAGACATGCCAAAATGAACAGCTCAGACAACTTAATGTCTAAGTTGCTCCTTCTACATTTGCACCTAAAGGCTGCTGTTAGCACAGAACATCAACAAAGCACTACAGACAAATATCCATGCACGCTGTCTATAACATCTACACAGAACCTGCAGATAAATGTTTCCCAGCTCTGGGATTTtggtgcagagcacagctgagtcCTAAGTAAAAAAATCAGCATCACTTCAGCATACACATCCCATACGGCCTCACCCTTATGGACCATCAGAAAAGAACCTCAACATCCGAGCAGAAACAGCCCCAGAACATCCCAAGACAATTTAGATgatgtattttttccagttatatttttttgtgtgttacaGAGGGTCTCAGAGAACACAAAAAGATTCGGTGTATATGTGTTTCTCAGGTTAATTAGCTCATTTTCATTGGCTGCTTTTAACTTCCATATGCTatacaaaaaagaaactttGCATACTCAGAACTGCGGATCCCATCTCTCAGGCACAACATAACTAACATAACAAAATAActtttgcaaaagcagaacGGTTAGAGATGTAGTGCAAAGGCCTCGCGTTCAATCTGTATTAACACACAAATACAAAACGACCAACTACATGAATTACCAACAATACATCAGAATAAGCAACCCATGAACTGCTGTCAACTTACCAATGATGCTGATAATTCAGTAGCATACTTTTTTTCAAGAAATCTAATTTCTGCTTATCCTCCGGCTTTTTGGTGTCGTACGTTTTTGTACAAACGGCTTTACACGTCTCCTTCTTGTTGAATGTGAACTACAAAAATGAAGtacatatgaggaaaggctggtAAAAGCATGTTTCTGCAAGTTCAGAATTTAACAAGTTTTTTCCCCATACACTTATTGCCGTGCGTGCTAATAAAAGTATTATCGAGACTATATACACTGACATTACAGAGGAGCTTTTCATATTAGCACGTACTATAAAATCTCTTTGTGATCTTAGAGCACACTGTAAGATCTCGACACTAAGAGCATCTTGTTATCAACCAGTGCCTATTTTCTACTGTGGTTTACCATACAAGTCATTTGACCTCACAGTGGCAATACCATCCCATGCATATTCAAACAAGAATTCTGTCTCTCATAATGTGTACTGCGCAA
The sequence above is a segment of the Excalfactoria chinensis isolate bCotChi1 chromosome 1, bCotChi1.hap2, whole genome shotgun sequence genome. Coding sequences within it:
- the TM9SF2 gene encoding transmembrane 9 superfamily member 2, with product MALRPLLIAAALVATASPPPAAGFYLPGLAPVNFCEPSKEKPECKSGIELFVNRLDSVESVLPYEYTAFDFCQAEGKKRPSENLGQVLFGERIEPSPYRFTFNKKETCKAVCTKTYDTKKPEDKQKLDFLKKSMLLNYQHHWIVDNMPVTWCYDVEDGQRFCNPGFPIGCYITEDGRPKDACVINSEFHEKDTFYIFNHVDIKIYYHVVENEALGARLVAAKLEPKSYKHTHPDNPDCSGVPMDISNKANGEVKIAYTYSVSFQEEKNIRWASRWDYILESMPHTHIQWFSIMNSLVIVLFLSGMVAMIMLRTLHKDIARYNQMDSTEDAQEEFGWKLVHGDIFRPPRKGMLLSVFLGSGTQILIMTFVTLFFACLGFLSPANRGALMTCAVVLWVLLGTPAGYVAARFYKSFGGEKWKTNVLLTSFLCPGIVFADFFIMNLILWGEGSSAAIPFGTLVAILALWFCISVPLTFIGAYFGFKKNAIEHPVRTNQIPRQIPEQSFYTKPLPGIIMGGILPFGCIFIQLFFILNSIWSHQMYYMFGFLFLVFIILVITCSEATILLCYFHLCAEDYHWQWRSFLTSGFTAVYFLIYAIHYFFSKLQITGTASTILYFGYTMIMVLIFFLFTGTIGFFACFWFVTKIYSVVKVD